One genomic region from Nocardia vinacea encodes:
- a CDS encoding SgcJ/EcaC family oxidoreductase — protein sequence MNETLDRAGTDDTQLSAVFQQVMQTWTDNDAAAFGALFTDDSDYVSYDGTRAIGRKEHQANHDKLFRGVLAGSALVGELESIRYVTPDVAIVHGTASVLMPWRSRLPERRLSRQTLVLVRTPEGWRITAIHNGRVRPVTVPEPDSFPARMSQLMARIARKLGLGRK from the coding sequence ATGAACGAGACCCTCGATCGCGCCGGCACCGACGACACACAACTCAGCGCGGTTTTCCAGCAGGTCATGCAGACCTGGACCGATAACGATGCCGCGGCATTCGGCGCGTTGTTCACCGACGACTCCGACTACGTGTCCTACGACGGCACCCGCGCGATCGGCCGCAAGGAACACCAGGCCAACCACGACAAGCTCTTTCGCGGTGTGCTCGCCGGTTCGGCCCTGGTCGGCGAATTGGAGTCGATCCGGTACGTGACACCGGATGTCGCGATCGTGCACGGCACCGCGTCGGTGCTGATGCCGTGGCGGTCGCGGCTGCCCGAGCGCCGCCTGTCGCGGCAGACCCTGGTGCTGGTGCGAACCCCCGAGGGATGGCGGATCACCGCGATTCACAATGGCCGCGTACGGCCGGTCACGGTTCCGGAGCCGGATTCGTTCCCGGCCAGGATGTCTCAACTGATGGCCCGTATCGCCCGCAAGCTCGGTCTCGGCCGCAAGTGA
- a CDS encoding TetR/AcrR family transcriptional regulator has product MEPDNAIPGSIRPGGRTARVREAVLQAAGDLLAERGFAHLDLTEVAARAEVGKTTAYRRWRNSTGLVADLLIDMAEQSLPHADTGSLLGDLTANARLVAKTLTDPRQGKLFQAVIAAATCDETAAAALRRFYDIRLTEWTPCIDAAIARGEIPENTDPRAVLTAVSSPLYYRLLATGDPIDDAAARTAAAAATQAATAGIFTKS; this is encoded by the coding sequence ATGGAGCCTGACAATGCCATCCCCGGCTCGATTCGCCCCGGTGGGCGCACTGCTCGCGTTCGCGAGGCGGTACTGCAGGCGGCGGGCGATCTACTCGCCGAGCGCGGTTTCGCGCACCTGGATCTGACCGAGGTCGCAGCGCGCGCCGAGGTCGGCAAGACCACGGCCTACCGCCGCTGGCGCAACTCCACCGGACTCGTGGCCGACCTGCTCATCGATATGGCCGAACAATCGCTGCCACACGCCGATACCGGCTCCCTGCTCGGCGACCTCACCGCCAACGCCCGCCTGGTCGCCAAAACGCTCACCGACCCCCGCCAAGGCAAGCTCTTCCAGGCCGTTATCGCCGCCGCCACCTGCGACGAAACCGCCGCAGCCGCCCTACGCCGCTTCTACGACATCCGCCTCACCGAATGGACCCCCTGCATCGACGCAGCCATCGCCCGCGGCGAAATCCCCGAAAACACCGACCCCCGCGCCGTATTGACCGCCGTCTCATCCCCCCTCTACTACCGCCTCCTCGCCACCGGCGACCCGATCGACGACGCAGCCGCCCGCACCGCCGCCGCAGCCGCCACCCAAGCCGCAACAGCGGGCATCTTCACCAAGTCATGA
- a CDS encoding MarR family winged helix-turn-helix transcriptional regulator: MSKDEIIGEIGMQLRLLQESFDAFDEAVAARLGLNRTDTRCLDVVLGRGPLAAGELSAQLKLSPAATTTVIDRLVRAGFVTRSQDSANRRRVLVEATEAAHATAVEIFGPVGHAGAKALARYNSDQLDVILDFLRTALEVHRAQTDRQVAALNPAE; this comes from the coding sequence ATGTCGAAAGATGAAATCATCGGCGAGATCGGGATGCAGCTGCGCCTGCTGCAGGAGAGCTTCGATGCCTTCGACGAGGCCGTCGCCGCCCGTCTCGGCCTCAATCGCACCGATACTCGCTGCCTCGACGTCGTTCTCGGTCGCGGCCCGCTCGCGGCCGGCGAGCTGAGTGCTCAGCTCAAACTGAGCCCCGCCGCGACCACTACCGTCATCGATCGACTCGTCCGCGCCGGATTCGTCACCCGCAGCCAGGATTCGGCCAATCGTCGCCGCGTCCTGGTCGAAGCCACAGAGGCTGCGCACGCGACGGCGGTTGAAATCTTCGGCCCTGTCGGCCACGCGGGCGCGAAGGCCTTGGCCCGGTACAACTCCGACCAGCTGGATGTGATCCTCGACTTCCTGCGCACCGCGCTGGAAGTCCACCGAGCCCAAACCGACCGCCAGGTGGCCGCCCTGAACCCCGCCGAATAG
- a CDS encoding TIGR03086 family metal-binding protein — MHPNFDLEPAAATLEAVAGAITDDQLSAQTPCTDTSVRDLLAHVIGLTEAFRQAATKEAVGRSVPPAVGPESALPADWRSRIPAQLKALVEAWREPAAWDGETEAGGVSAPAVVMATIALDEIVVHTWDLARATDQQPSVDPVHSTILLEFLRDTPPEGTPGMFGPVVQVLETAPSLDRIIGLTGRDPSWAR, encoded by the coding sequence ATGCACCCGAATTTCGATCTCGAACCGGCCGCCGCCACCCTGGAGGCGGTGGCCGGCGCCATCACCGATGATCAGCTCAGCGCGCAGACACCCTGCACCGATACCAGCGTGCGTGACCTGCTCGCCCACGTCATCGGACTCACCGAGGCCTTCCGGCAGGCCGCGACCAAGGAAGCGGTCGGCCGCTCGGTCCCGCCCGCCGTCGGCCCGGAGAGCGCCCTGCCCGCCGACTGGCGTTCCCGCATTCCGGCCCAACTAAAGGCGCTCGTCGAGGCATGGCGCGAGCCGGCGGCCTGGGACGGCGAAACCGAAGCGGGCGGCGTATCCGCCCCGGCCGTCGTCATGGCCACGATCGCCCTGGACGAAATCGTGGTCCACACTTGGGATCTCGCCCGCGCTACCGATCAGCAACCGAGTGTCGACCCGGTCCACTCGACCATCCTGCTCGAATTCCTCAGGGACACACCACCCGAGGGCACCCCGGGCATGTTCGGCCCTGTCGTCCAAGTCCTCGAGACCGCCCCTTCTCTGGACCGCATCATCGGACTAACGGGCCGCGACCCCTCCTGGGCTCGCTGA